Proteins encoded together in one Flavobacteriales bacterium window:
- the narH gene encoding nitrate reductase subunit beta, with the protein MNVRSQVSMVFHLDKCIGCHTCSVACKNIWTDRRGAEYMWWNNVETKPGTGYPTKWENQDIYQGGWVKDGNSVSLRGAGKLKGLKNIFHNPAMPVLEDYYEPWTYKYSDLFTAPEGDDQPTARAVSLVTGEPMDVQAGPNWDDDMGGSPDYARQDVNFKDLSPAEQESLFQLERMTFHYLPRICNHCLNPACVGSCPSGALYKRGEDGVVLINQERCRAWRMCVTACPYKKSYYNWNTGKSEKCILCYPRLESGQAPACMHSCVGRIRYLGVMLYDADRIHEVASADEKNLLDLQLGMYLDPFDENVMAAARANGVAESTLRAAQLSPVYKFVKEWGIALPLHPEFRTIPNLFYVPPMLPAMASVDADGVYDSTTKSLWGGVETARLPMKYLASLFTAGDEEKVRNVLRKLLAVKIHRRDATVGDLPKEEVEEALSNGRTSGSEADAIFRLTSLATFNERFVIPPAHREESIEMMEATADAKGETGFGFKMRPARGI; encoded by the coding sequence ATGAACGTCAGATCACAGGTATCCATGGTGTTCCACCTCGATAAGTGCATCGGGTGCCACACCTGTTCCGTCGCCTGCAAGAACATCTGGACCGACCGCAGAGGCGCAGAATACATGTGGTGGAACAACGTGGAGACCAAACCCGGCACGGGTTATCCCACCAAATGGGAGAACCAGGACATTTATCAAGGCGGCTGGGTGAAGGATGGCAACAGCGTTTCGCTGCGTGGCGCCGGCAAGCTCAAGGGCCTCAAGAACATCTTCCACAACCCGGCCATGCCGGTGCTGGAGGACTACTACGAGCCTTGGACCTACAAGTACAGCGACCTCTTCACCGCGCCCGAAGGCGACGACCAGCCCACCGCGCGCGCCGTTTCGCTGGTGACCGGTGAGCCCATGGACGTGCAGGCCGGCCCGAACTGGGACGATGACATGGGCGGATCGCCCGACTACGCCCGGCAGGACGTGAACTTCAAGGACCTGAGCCCCGCCGAGCAGGAGAGCCTGTTCCAGTTGGAGCGCATGACCTTCCACTACCTGCCGCGCATCTGCAACCACTGCCTCAACCCGGCCTGCGTGGGCAGCTGCCCTTCGGGCGCCCTTTACAAGCGCGGCGAGGACGGCGTGGTGCTGATCAACCAGGAGCGTTGCCGCGCCTGGCGCATGTGCGTGACCGCCTGCCCCTACAAGAAGAGCTACTACAACTGGAACACCGGCAAGAGCGAGAAGTGCATCCTGTGCTATCCCCGCCTGGAAAGCGGACAGGCGCCTGCCTGCATGCACAGCTGCGTGGGCCGCATCCGCTACCTCGGCGTGATGCTCTACGATGCCGACCGCATTCACGAGGTCGCCAGCGCCGACGAGAAGAACCTGTTGGACCTGCAACTGGGCATGTACCTGGACCCCTTCGATGAGAACGTGATGGCCGCCGCGCGCGCCAACGGCGTGGCCGAGAGCACCCTCCGCGCCGCGCAGCTCAGCCCGGTGTACAAGTTCGTGAAGGAGTGGGGCATCGCGCTGCCGCTGCACCCGGAGTTCCGCACCATCCCTAACCTGTTCTACGTGCCGCCCATGCTGCCCGCCATGGCCAGCGTGGACGCCGACGGCGTGTACGACAGCACCACCAAGAGCCTCTGGGGCGGTGTGGAGACCGCACGTCTTCCGATGAAATACCTCGCCAGCCTCTTCACCGCAGGCGATGAGGAGAAAGTGCGCAACGTGCTGCGCAAGCTGCTCGCCGTGAAGATCCACCGCCGCGATGCCACCGTGGGCGACCTGCCCAAGGAGGAAGTGGAAGAAGCGCTGAGCAACGGCCGCACGAGCGGCTCAGAGGCCGATGCCATCTTCCGCCTCACCAGCCTGGCCACCTTCAACGAGCGCTTCGTGATCCCGCCCGCGCACCGCGAGGAGAGCATCGAGATGATGGAGGCCACCGCCGATGCCAAGGGCGAGACCGGCTTCGGCTTCAAAATGCGCCCGGCACGCGGCATCTGA
- the narI gene encoding respiratory nitrate reductase subunit gamma: protein MDPSKDLVTLVVLFLVALFLIFGLPIILRARRMAAELGPMVGEQPTNYPQVFFIMLGVAIAVTYGLKTGWEGNIPVLNTFSFLVLPYLALIIFLIGSIYRYTNRGFQVSSLSSNFLERKKLFWGSQPFHYGLLFLFFGHLIAFLFPASVIAWNGSPVRLMILEMSAFAFGLSALLGLVLLMRRRFSSRRVLMVTNKMDMLVYVVLVTQIITGLAVAYFDRWGSSWFASALTPYLRSLFALNPDIAAVSAMPWTVKIHIFSAYFIIAIIPFTRFMHFLVAPIDYIWRGYQLVIWNWNRRHIRNAQAWHMGHRARNH from the coding sequence ATGGACCCTTCAAAGGACCTCGTGACCTTGGTCGTGCTCTTCCTCGTGGCCCTCTTCCTGATCTTCGGGCTGCCCATCATCCTGCGCGCGAGGCGCATGGCCGCTGAACTGGGACCCATGGTGGGCGAACAGCCCACCAACTATCCGCAAGTCTTCTTCATCATGCTCGGCGTGGCCATCGCCGTCACCTACGGCCTGAAGACGGGCTGGGAAGGGAACATTCCCGTGCTCAACACGTTCAGCTTCCTGGTCCTGCCCTACCTGGCACTGATCATCTTCCTCATCGGCTCCATTTACCGCTACACCAACCGAGGCTTCCAGGTGTCGTCGCTCTCCAGCAATTTCCTGGAGCGCAAGAAGCTCTTCTGGGGCAGCCAGCCCTTCCACTACGGCTTGCTCTTCCTCTTCTTCGGGCACCTCATCGCCTTCCTTTTCCCGGCTTCGGTGATCGCCTGGAACGGATCACCAGTACGGCTCATGATCCTGGAGATGTCCGCTTTCGCCTTCGGGCTGTCCGCCCTGCTGGGCCTGGTGCTGCTAATGCGTCGCCGCTTCAGCAGCCGCCGCGTGCTGATGGTGACCAATAAGATGGACATGCTGGTGTACGTCGTGCTGGTGACGCAGATCATCACCGGTCTGGCCGTGGCCTACTTCGACCGCTGGGGCTCCTCTTGGTTCGCTTCCGCCCTCACGCCGTACCTACGCTCGCTCTTCGCCCTTAATCCCGACATCGCGGCGGTGAGCGCCATGCCTTGGACCGTGAAGATCCACATCTTCTCGGCCTATTTCATCATCGCCATCATCCCCTTCACGCGCTTCATGCACTTCCTGGTGGCACCCATCGACTACATCTGGCGCGGCTACCAGCTGGTGATCTGGAACTGGAACCGACGCCACATCCGCAACGCGCAGGCCTGGCACATGGGCCACCGCGCGCGCAACCACTGA
- a CDS encoding DUF302 domain-containing protein: MNTTTSYFMSRHVADTDMAALKDRITGALAKEGFGVLTEIDVRATMKKKLEKDVEPHLILGACNPHFAFEVLGIDPHISTMLPCNVTLRQLPDGSHEVAAIDPVAAMGAMGNPAIAQVAARVREALQRVIDSM; this comes from the coding sequence ATGAACACCACCACGAGCTACTTCATGTCCCGCCATGTGGCCGATACCGACATGGCCGCTCTGAAGGATCGCATCACCGGCGCGCTGGCCAAGGAGGGCTTCGGCGTGCTCACCGAGATCGACGTCCGGGCCACCATGAAGAAGAAGCTGGAAAAGGACGTGGAACCTCACCTGATCCTGGGCGCCTGCAACCCACATTTCGCCTTTGAGGTGCTCGGCATCGATCCGCATATCAGCACCATGCTGCCCTGCAACGTCACGCTGCGCCAGTTGCCCGATGGGAGCCACGAGGTGGCCGCGATCGACCCCGTAGCCGCCATGGGCGCGATGGGCAACCCCGCTATCGCACAGGTGGCCGCACGCGTGCGCGAGGCCCTGCAGCGCGTGATCGACAGCATGTGA
- a CDS encoding tryptophanase — translation MKHRTIIEPFRIKSVEPIGISTEAERVEQLRAAHYNPFLLRSRDVIIDLMTDSGTSAMSAHQWAGVMEGDEAYAGSRSWERMQQAVQELTGMDHVLPTHQGRAAERIIYGHLGGPGKVFISNTHFDTTRANIEFTGATAIDIPIAEGRDPAREHPFKGNMDVAALEALLDQHKDHIGAVILTVTNNSGGGQPVSMRNAVEVAAACRKHGALFLLDCCRIAENSWFVKHREEGMEGLAYHHIAQRMFSLADGAVMSAKKDALVNMGGFLALRDGALAEACTNLLIITEGFTTYGGLSGRDMEAIATGLEEVFDPHYLDYRIRSTTFVGEKLHALGVPLMRPIGGHAVYIDAKALYPHIPPPQYPGQALVCELYKLGGIRSVEIGSVMFGTYLPDGSLKPSPMELVRLAIPRRVYTQSHMEYVAETFEEIMRTREKVRGYRIIKEPKFLRHFTAHFEPL, via the coding sequence ATGAAACACCGCACCATCATCGAGCCCTTCCGCATCAAGAGCGTCGAGCCCATCGGCATCAGTACGGAAGCGGAGCGCGTGGAGCAGCTGAGGGCAGCGCACTACAACCCCTTCCTGCTGCGCTCGCGCGACGTGATCATCGACCTGATGACCGACAGCGGCACCAGCGCCATGAGCGCGCACCAATGGGCCGGCGTGATGGAGGGCGACGAGGCGTACGCGGGCTCCCGCTCGTGGGAGCGCATGCAGCAGGCCGTGCAGGAACTCACCGGCATGGACCACGTGCTGCCCACGCACCAGGGCCGCGCCGCGGAGCGCATCATCTATGGCCACCTCGGCGGGCCGGGCAAGGTCTTCATCAGCAACACGCACTTCGATACCACGCGCGCCAACATCGAGTTCACCGGTGCCACCGCGATAGACATCCCCATCGCCGAGGGCAGGGACCCCGCGCGGGAACATCCCTTCAAGGGCAACATGGACGTGGCCGCGCTGGAAGCGTTGTTGGATCAGCACAAGGACCACATCGGCGCGGTGATCCTCACCGTGACGAACAACAGTGGGGGCGGCCAGCCGGTGAGCATGCGCAATGCGGTGGAGGTCGCAGCGGCCTGTCGCAAGCACGGCGCGCTCTTCCTGCTCGACTGCTGCCGGATCGCCGAGAACAGCTGGTTCGTGAAGCATCGCGAGGAAGGCATGGAAGGCCTCGCCTACCACCACATCGCGCAGCGCATGTTCTCCCTGGCCGATGGCGCGGTGATGAGCGCGAAGAAGGACGCACTGGTGAACATGGGCGGCTTCCTCGCCCTGCGCGACGGCGCGCTGGCGGAGGCCTGCACCAACCTGCTGATCATCACCGAGGGCTTCACCACCTACGGCGGGCTCAGCGGCCGCGACATGGAGGCCATCGCCACCGGTCTTGAAGAAGTGTTCGATCCACACTACCTCGACTACCGCATTCGCAGCACCACATTCGTGGGCGAGAAGCTGCATGCGCTGGGCGTACCTCTCATGCGCCCCATCGGCGGCCACGCGGTGTACATCGATGCCAAGGCCCTCTATCCGCACATCCCGCCGCCGCAGTACCCCGGCCAGGCCCTCGTGTGCGAGCTGTACAAGCTGGGCGGCATCCGCAGCGTGGAGATCGGCTCCGTCATGTTCGGCACCTACCTGCCCGATGGCTCGCTGAAACCCTCACCCATGGAGCTCGTGCGCCTCGCCATCCCGCGCCGCGTATACACCCAAAGCCACATGGAGTACGTGGCCGAGACCTTCGAGGAGATCATGCGCACGCGGGAAAAGGTTCGCGGCTATCGCATCATCAAGGAACCGAAGTTCCTCCGGCATTTCACGGCGCATTTCGAGCCGCTCTAG
- a CDS encoding tyrosine phenol-lyase translates to MTEHERYTMRKTSWAEPFKIKMVEPLFMTTREQRVKAIEEAGHNTFLLPSELVYIDLLTDSGTSAMSDRQWAGLMLGDEAYAGSRNYYHLEESVRKYYGYKYLIPTHQGRGAENILSQILIKPGDIVPGNMYFTTTKLHQELAGGSFVDIIVDEAHDPKSDFPFKGNVDLAKLQRVIDEHGATKIPYVSIATTVNMAGGQPISLANLKALRELTSRHGIRIIHDMTRVAENAYMIQQLEEGQGGRSVAELVLEICSLTDGATMSAKKDALVNIGGFMATNEWDVFEEARNLVVIYEGLHTYGGLAGRDMEAMAIGIEESVQDDHIRARVGQVFYLGQKLIDMGIPIVRPVGTHGIFLDAKAFLPHLPQTAFPAQALAAELYVDSGVRAMERGIVSAGRDKTTGDHCYPELELVRLTIPRRVYTQAHMDVVAESVQRVYERRSNITGLKMTYEPKYLRFFQARFEPLPA, encoded by the coding sequence ATGACCGAACACGAACGATACACGATGCGCAAGACATCCTGGGCGGAGCCCTTCAAGATCAAGATGGTCGAACCGCTTTTCATGACCACGCGTGAACAGCGCGTGAAGGCGATCGAAGAAGCGGGTCATAACACCTTCCTGCTACCCTCCGAGCTGGTCTACATCGACCTGCTCACGGACAGCGGCACAAGCGCCATGAGCGACCGCCAGTGGGCCGGGCTCATGCTGGGTGATGAAGCGTACGCCGGCAGCCGCAACTACTACCACCTGGAGGAGTCCGTGCGCAAGTACTACGGCTACAAGTACCTCATCCCCACCCACCAGGGGCGCGGTGCGGAGAACATCCTCTCACAGATCCTCATCAAGCCCGGCGACATCGTGCCCGGCAACATGTACTTCACCACCACCAAGCTCCACCAGGAACTGGCGGGCGGCAGCTTCGTGGACATCATCGTGGACGAGGCCCACGACCCGAAGAGCGACTTCCCCTTCAAGGGCAACGTGGACCTCGCCAAGCTGCAGCGCGTCATCGACGAACACGGCGCGACAAAGATCCCCTATGTCTCCATCGCCACCACGGTGAACATGGCCGGCGGGCAGCCCATCTCGCTCGCCAACTTGAAGGCACTGCGCGAACTGACGAGCAGGCACGGCATCCGCATCATCCACGACATGACGCGCGTGGCCGAGAACGCCTACATGATCCAGCAGCTGGAGGAGGGGCAGGGCGGCCGCAGCGTGGCGGAGCTCGTGCTGGAGATCTGCTCGCTCACCGACGGCGCCACCATGAGCGCGAAGAAGGACGCGCTGGTGAACATCGGCGGCTTCATGGCCACGAACGAGTGGGACGTGTTCGAGGAGGCGCGCAACCTGGTGGTGATCTATGAGGGCCTGCACACCTATGGTGGCCTTGCCGGTCGCGACATGGAGGCCATGGCCATCGGCATCGAAGAGAGCGTGCAGGACGACCACATCCGTGCGCGGGTGGGACAGGTGTTCTACCTCGGACAGAAGCTCATCGACATGGGCATCCCCATTGTACGGCCCGTAGGCACGCATGGCATCTTCCTCGATGCGAAGGCCTTCCTGCCACACTTACCGCAGACCGCCTTCCCTGCGCAGGCCCTCGCCGCCGAGCTTTATGTCGACAGCGGTGTGCGCGCCATGGAGCGCGGCATCGTCAGCGCTGGCCGCGACAAGACCACCGGCGATCACTGCTACCCCGAACTGGAACTGGTGCGGCTCACCATCCCCCGCCGCGTGTACACCCAGGCCCATATGGACGTTGTGGCCGAAAGCGTGCAACGCGTGTACGAACGCCGCAGCAACATCACCGGCTTGAAGATGACCTACGAGCCGAAGTACTTGCGCTTCTTCCAAGCGCGGTTCGAGCCGTTGCCCGCATGA